The Carassius carassius chromosome 2, fCarCar2.1, whole genome shotgun sequence genome has a segment encoding these proteins:
- the LOC132096374 gene encoding interleukin-8-like: protein MKLTVSAFVFLICTVALLSTTDGRPVRPQLRCNCPQLHSAPAIPADKILSLRFIPAGPQCKNEEIIAKMKKGETCLDPTKDWVISLIEEIKKRNIKSQQ from the exons ATGAAACTCACAGTATCAGCTTTCGTGTTTTTGATCTGCACAGTTGCACTGCTGTCCACAACAGATG GTAGACCTGTTCGCCCACAGCTACGTTGCAACTGCCCTCAACTGCATTCAGCGCCAGCGATTCCAGCTGATAAAATACTCTCATTGAGGTTTATTCCTGCTGGACCACAATGTAAAAATGAGGAGATCAT TGCCAAAATGAAGAAAGGAGAGACGTGTCTTGATCCTACTAAAGACTGGGTGATTTCTCTCATAGAAGA AATCAAAAAGAGAAACATCAAGAGTCAACAATGA